TTTCAATCGTATTAAAAACTTGTAAACAATTTTGAGAGTAAATCGTTTTCTGGTTGAATACTTTTTTATATAGGAGGGTCATACAATGAAAAAAGGGATTTTAATCCTGATGGTTTTTACTTTAGTCATGGTGTTAGGTAGTATAACTTTTGCTCAAGATCAGCCATTAGAAATAACTTTTTGGCATCACGAAGCACCTGCTCACCGAGTTGCAGCATTTCAAAAAGTAATCGATCTTTTCATGAAAGAAAACCCCAACATCAATTTAAAACAAGAAGTTGTCATGTGGGGAGATGCTTGGGTTAAAACCTTAGCTGCTATTGAAGCTAACACACTCCCTGATTTTCAATTTGGTTTACCTGATTTTGTTACAACCATGTTTAAGACCGGTTCTCTGGCACCACTAACTGATTTAGTGAAAGAAATTGATGAAAAGTACCAGATATTTCCCAACCAGAAGAATATGTATTTCTATGATGGTGATTATTGGGGAGTTCCTATTATGACCATGGTCATGCTCATGACCTATCGACCTAGTTTCCTCGAAGAATATGTTGGAACTACTGAACCACCAAAAACCTGGGATGAAGTACTTGATTACGCCAAAAAGATCACCGAAAATTCGGAAGAAGAAGTATATGGTATTGGGATTGGTGGAGCAAAGAACTTGATGACCGACGAACAAGCCTACATATTCATGGCAAGTACCGGTGCACGATTCTTTGATGAAAATGGAAATATCACCTTTAATAGCCCAGAAACCATTGAAGCACTGAAATTATATAATGATTTGATCAAATTTGCTCCTCCCGGAGCCGAAGCCTGGTCTTGGGGAGAAATCGAATTGAATATAGCAGCAGGAACCCTGGCCATGTCTCCTTACTTTCCATCGGTCCAGAAAAGATTCCACGAAGAGTTTGATAGCGATGACTACAATGCAGCTCATATACCTTTTTATAAAGATCGCACTGAACGAGGGACAATTACCTACCCCAATGAAGTTCATCTCTATAAAGATACTTTAGAAAAACCAGGTCACAAAGAAGCGGTTTACGACTTCGTTCGTTTCATGATGAGACCCGATATAAACGCTATATTAACTTCCGGTCAAGAACCCGGTGGTTTCTTCCCTACGAGTGTTGCCGCTTCCCAAGCTAAGGAATATTGGGATGATCCGATTGTTAAACGATTCGAAAATGCTCATAAAATTGCCATGGAAGCTTTGAATGATTATGCTACGCTTTATGGTTTTGAATATGGTAAATGGGTTAATACCGGTATTGGTGATATCTCCGGTGCTGATGTTTTAGCTGATACTGTCAATAAAGTAGTAAGTGGTCAAATGACTCCCGAAGAAGCAGCAGCCTATGGCGCAGAACTCATGACCAAATATTCTGCACCGATTGCGCAATAATCTCAATTCAACGAGCTGGAGTATTGTTCCAGCTCGTTGATATTTTATTGGTATGGGTGGTTTAAATGCTTAAAATTCGGAAAAATGAAATACAGCAATACTTATTCTTGCTCCCAGTCTTCATCGTTGTCTTGGTTATTTTTGCTTATCCATATATTCGAAATTTAATTTACTCTTTCTATGATATTTCCTTTGGAGGCGCCAAATCCAATTATATAGGACTAAAAAATTATACCTACCTTCTGGGTAGTGGCTTTTTCTGGGAATCTTTATGGAAAAGCCTTTATTGGACTTTAGGTAATTTAATTATTCAGTTGATTGTGCCCCTCTTCTTAGCGATTCTACTAAACATAAAAATGAAAGGAATTCATTTAGCTCGATCACTGATAATGCTCCCTTGGATTGCGCCTACCGTTGCAGTTGCAGTCTGTATGAGATGGATGTTGCTTCCCAGAATTGGCATTATTAATGCTTTTTTGACTTCGATTGGGTTAATGGAGAAACAAATTCATTTTTTAGGTAACAATACCACCGCCATGCCTGCTCTCATTCTTCTTAACTCCTGGAAATTTCTTCCTTTTGGGACTTTGATGATTTTGGCCGCTCTTCAAGCTATTCCTTTGAGTGTTTTTGAAGCAGCCGAGGTGGATGGTGCAACTGGTTTTCAAAAATTTCGATTTGTTACCTTTCCTCTTCTTAGCTCAATGATTTGGTTTGTTGGATTCCTGGCATTTGCTTGGAATTTTAATACTTTTGATTTTATTTGGTTAACGACTCAGGGAGGTCCTGGAACGGCAACCCAAACCCTACCAGTTTTAATCTACCGAACTGCTTTTAAGACCTTCCGTTTGGGAGAAGCATCTGCAGTAACAGTTTTTATTGGTATCTTTTTGATTATTCTTGGTTTTTTCTATTTCAGTTACCTTACTCCAAAAGATAAACAATAATTGAATTAAATGAATTATCATTCAGCCTGTCGGTGAGGTG
The sequence above is a segment of the Candidatus Atribacteria bacterium ADurb.Bin276 genome. Coding sequences within it:
- a CDS encoding putative ABC transporter-binding protein precursor — its product is MKKGILILMVFTLVMVLGSITFAQDQPLEITFWHHEAPAHRVAAFQKVIDLFMKENPNINLKQEVVMWGDAWVKTLAAIEANTLPDFQFGLPDFVTTMFKTGSLAPLTDLVKEIDEKYQIFPNQKNMYFYDGDYWGVPIMTMVMLMTYRPSFLEEYVGTTEPPKTWDEVLDYAKKITENSEEEVYGIGIGGAKNLMTDEQAYIFMASTGARFFDENGNITFNSPETIEALKLYNDLIKFAPPGAEAWSWGEIELNIAAGTLAMSPYFPSVQKRFHEEFDSDDYNAAHIPFYKDRTERGTITYPNEVHLYKDTLEKPGHKEAVYDFVRFMMRPDINAILTSGQEPGGFFPTSVAASQAKEYWDDPIVKRFENAHKIAMEALNDYATLYGFEYGKWVNTGIGDISGADVLADTVNKVVSGQMTPEEAAAYGAELMTKYSAPIAQ
- the ycjO_8 gene encoding Inner membrane ABC transporter permease protein YcjO, whose protein sequence is MLKIRKNEIQQYLFLLPVFIVVLVIFAYPYIRNLIYSFYDISFGGAKSNYIGLKNYTYLLGSGFFWESLWKSLYWTLGNLIIQLIVPLFLAILLNIKMKGIHLARSLIMLPWIAPTVAVAVCMRWMLLPRIGIINAFLTSIGLMEKQIHFLGNNTTAMPALILLNSWKFLPFGTLMILAALQAIPLSVFEAAEVDGATGFQKFRFVTFPLLSSMIWFVGFLAFAWNFNTFDFIWLTTQGGPGTATQTLPVLIYRTAFKTFRLGEASAVTVFIGIFLIILGFFYFSYLTPKDKQ